GCCGTCTACTTCCATCGCGATTCGGTGCGTTTGCAGTTGCATCGTCCCATCGGGAAAAATGCCGTGATCAGTTGCGGCTATGGCGAAGATCCGGACGCGCTTCCTCTGGACGTGGAAAGGCAAATGCCCGTGCTGGCATTCCATGGCGTGCCATTGGGGGCAAGGCATGTTTAGAGTCCTTTCCCGTAGCTTCATCCCTTGTGCCGCCTTCGCGGCCGTCCTGGCCTGGGCCGGCCAGGCTGCGGCCGCTCCCCCAGCCGCCGCGACCCCCGGGGCGAACGGGAACATCACGCCTGCGCGAATCGCCGGCGAGCGCGCCTCGGTGGACCTCACGGTTTACAACGACGGCCAGGCCTTGGTCCGCGAGGAGAGGGCAATCAACCTGGCCACGGGGGACAACCGGGTGCTGATCCCGGATATCCCGGGTACCATCGACGCGACCTCCCTGCATTTCGCGAGCCTCACCGATCCCGTTTCGGTTCGCGTGCTGGAACAGAATTACCAATACGATCTGATCAGCCAAGCCAAGTTGTTGGAGAAATACCTGGGTAAAACCGTGGAGTTCCTGCGGGAGGATCCCGCCACCCATCGGGAGAGCGCTGTACCCGGGCGCATCCTGGCCATCGGCAACCCGGATGGTGGCGATGGATCGCGCCATGCGGGAATGGTAGCCGAGATCTACGGCAAGTTGGAAATGGAACCCGCCGGACGCTTGGCCTTACCGCTCTTGCCCGAAGGATTGACGCTCAAACCCCGATTGGAATGGCTGCTTCGCTCGGAAAAAGCGGGCGATCAGAAAGTCGAAATAAGCTATCTGGCGGGAGGATTATCCTGGTCCTGCGATTACGTGGCCTTGCTTGCGAAAGGCGATTCTAAGCTCGATCTTACCGGCTGGGTCACCTTGTCCAATGAATCAGGTACCGCTTTCCGCGATGCCGGCCTTAAGCTGGTCGCCGGCGAGGTGCACCGGGTCGAGGATGCGGCCGTCGATCTTATCGGCTCCCTCGAAGTTGACGAGGATAAGGCGGCGCCGGCGCCCCCGCAATTCCAGCAGAAGGATCTTTTCGAGTACAAGATCTATTCCCTGCAGCGCCGCACTGATCTGGGAGGACGGGAAACCAAGCAAATCGAGCTCGTCTCGGCGCGGAATGCGGCCGTCAGTAAGATACTGGCCTATGACGGGGCGGATCCCGAATGGCGCAATCGCCTTTTCAATCCCGGCTACCGCGGCCAGCAGGATTTCGGCGAGCAATCCAATCCCAAGATCGGGATTTACCTGGCTTTCCGCAATGACGAGAAATCCGGGTTGGGCATGCCGCTGCCCAAAGGCAAGGTGCGCGTCTACAAACGGGACGACGACGGGAAAGAGCAATTCATAGGCGAGGATGAAATCGATCACACGCCCAAGGACGAGGA
The genomic region above belongs to Fibrobacterota bacterium and contains:
- a CDS encoding DUF4139 domain-containing protein; this encodes MFRVLSRSFIPCAAFAAVLAWAGQAAAAPPAAATPGANGNITPARIAGERASVDLTVYNDGQALVREERAINLATGDNRVLIPDIPGTIDATSLHFASLTDPVSVRVLEQNYQYDLISQAKLLEKYLGKTVEFLREDPATHRESAVPGRILAIGNPDGGDGSRHAGMVAEIYGKLEMEPAGRLALPLLPEGLTLKPRLEWLLRSEKAGDQKVEISYLAGGLSWSCDYVALLAKGDSKLDLTGWVTLSNESGTAFRDAGLKLVAGEVHRVEDAAVDLIGSLEVDEDKAAPAPPQFQQKDLFEYKIYSLQRRTDLGGRETKQIELVSARNAAVSKILAYDGADPEWRNRLFNPGYRGQQDFGEQSNPKIGIYLAFRNDEKSGLGMPLPKGKVRVYKRDDDGKEQFIGEDEIDHTPKDEEMRLYLGNSFDVVGERAQIGFVKLALNRGVEETFRIKVRNHKSEAVEVMIYEHPWRWSGWKIPKTNVKFEKVDQSTIRFPVKIEPEKEAIVNYTIRYQW